A single genomic interval of Mucilaginibacter robiniae harbors:
- a CDS encoding CheR family methyltransferase — MSFLNMEQRGTMSASDFTRLSNFIYNNYGIKLPLSKKIMLEGRLQKRLKALNMSSFKDYCDYIFSHEGQREEIVTMIDMVTTNKTDFFREAIHFDFLSNQVLPSFESASSRSFKLWSAGCATGEEPYTIAMVLEEFSEKSGKIDYQILGTDISAQALQQGITAVYAEEKVIPIPINLKKKYLLRSKNQVKKTVRIVPQLRRRIEFERLNFINNDFGSLPMFDVIFCRNVLIYFDRKTQEKVIGKLCSRLMTGGILFLGHSESITTMALPLVQIHPTIFKKI; from the coding sequence ATGAGCTTTTTAAATATGGAACAGCGGGGTACAATGTCGGCATCAGATTTTACGCGGCTTAGTAATTTTATTTATAATAATTACGGTATAAAGCTTCCATTGTCTAAAAAGATTATGCTGGAAGGAAGGCTGCAAAAAAGGTTAAAGGCTCTCAACATGTCGTCGTTTAAAGATTATTGCGACTACATTTTTAGCCACGAAGGTCAGCGCGAAGAAATTGTAACGATGATTGATATGGTAACCACCAATAAAACTGATTTCTTTCGTGAAGCTATTCATTTTGATTTTTTATCCAACCAAGTTCTGCCATCGTTTGAATCAGCCAGCAGTCGTTCATTTAAGTTATGGAGCGCAGGGTGCGCAACTGGTGAAGAACCTTACACCATAGCTATGGTTTTAGAGGAATTTAGTGAAAAGTCTGGCAAGATTGATTACCAAATTTTAGGTACCGACATTTCAGCACAGGCATTACAGCAAGGCATAACTGCAGTTTATGCAGAAGAAAAGGTTATTCCTATTCCTATAAATCTAAAAAAGAAATACCTGCTACGCAGCAAAAATCAAGTAAAAAAAACGGTGCGGATAGTGCCACAGTTGCGCCGCAGAATAGAATTTGAAAGATTAAATTTTATCAATAATGATTTTGGATCGTTACCTATGTTTGATGTTATCTTCTGCCGTAATGTATTAATTTATTTTGACCGTAAAACGCAGGAAAAAGTTATAGGTAAATTATGTTCAAGATTGATGACCGGAGGTATATTATTTCTGGGCCACTCAGAATCGATCACTACCATGGCGCTGCCGCTAGTACAAATACACCCTACCATATTTAAAAAGATTTAA
- a CDS encoding methyl-accepting chemotaxis protein, with product MNNIKISTKLIIKSTLTALILVAMGIYELNNLKKVNQSLEIEYKDRVTSLKQLKTISDMYAIHIVSATHDVINGDIDFKTANRDITQAEGSIKTNWKQYIENANMAEEREVAAETEELMHNADVSIASLHTILSTGDKEALTTFVTKNLYSQIDPIVSKVAELTNIQLTGAQQQYLSGRDVYSSAITGSWMFIIAGIVFLVTVSTLIIRNIHREMREATAIVSKLAEGDLTISIKDTGKDEIGLLLADLKAMIDRTKQIISYVYSASDTIVAASQELSSASQQMSEGANEQAAATEQVSSSMEEMVASVQQNNDNALQTKKIAVKASGDAITGHESIKEAVISIKAIADRINIISDIARQTNILALNAAVEAARAGDQGRGFAVVAAEVRKLAEKSQAAATEIIELSHSGVLITEKSGNLFGFIVPDVQHTAKLVEEISASSSEQNLGASQINNALQQLNQVTQQNAATSEEVAASAEELATQADQLKELISFFKFEEEVKAKRPAPLQVQPLKTRKNVGRSIPVRNSQYNKGISINMDELDSSYERY from the coding sequence ATGAATAACATTAAAATATCCACTAAGCTGATAATTAAATCTACACTTACGGCGCTGATTCTGGTTGCCATGGGTATTTATGAGCTTAATAACCTAAAAAAGGTTAATCAATCTTTAGAAATAGAGTATAAGGATCGCGTAACCAGCCTTAAACAGCTTAAAACCATATCAGACATGTACGCTATACATATAGTTAGCGCTACGCATGATGTTATCAATGGTGATATCGATTTTAAAACCGCTAATCGGGACATTACTCAAGCTGAAGGCTCTATTAAAACCAACTGGAAACAGTATATAGAAAACGCTAACATGGCTGAAGAGCGGGAAGTTGCTGCAGAAACCGAGGAACTGATGCACAATGCCGACGTATCGATTGCATCTCTTCACACCATCCTTTCTACTGGCGATAAAGAAGCATTAACCACGTTTGTTACCAAAAATTTGTATTCACAAATTGATCCAATTGTTAGCAAAGTTGCCGAGCTTACTAACATACAGCTTACCGGAGCTCAACAGCAATATCTGAGCGGTAGAGATGTTTATTCATCTGCCATTACCGGTTCATGGATGTTTATCATTGCTGGTATTGTTTTTTTAGTTACAGTATCCACTTTAATAATCAGAAACATACATCGTGAAATGCGGGAAGCTACTGCTATAGTTTCCAAATTAGCTGAAGGAGATTTAACTATTTCTATTAAAGATACTGGTAAAGACGAAATAGGTTTATTGCTTGCTGATCTTAAAGCTATGATTGATCGCACTAAGCAGATAATCAGTTATGTGTATTCAGCCTCAGATACCATTGTGGCAGCAAGTCAGGAGTTAAGCTCCGCATCTCAGCAAATGTCGGAAGGCGCCAATGAACAAGCTGCTGCAACAGAACAGGTTTCTTCATCAATGGAAGAGATGGTAGCTAGCGTGCAGCAAAACAATGATAACGCTTTACAAACCAAAAAAATAGCTGTAAAAGCTTCCGGGGATGCTATTACGGGCCATGAGTCCATTAAAGAAGCCGTTATTTCTATCAAAGCCATTGCTGACCGTATCAATATCATCAGCGACATTGCTCGGCAAACTAATATTTTGGCCTTAAATGCAGCCGTTGAAGCAGCACGTGCCGGCGATCAAGGCCGTGGCTTTGCAGTTGTTGCAGCCGAAGTCAGGAAACTAGCAGAAAAATCGCAGGCAGCAGCAACAGAAATTATTGAACTTTCTCATTCTGGAGTTTTAATTACCGAAAAGTCAGGTAATTTATTTGGGTTTATTGTACCTGATGTTCAGCATACAGCCAAGCTGGTTGAAGAAATTAGTGCATCAAGCAGTGAACAAAACCTGGGTGCTTCACAAATTAATAATGCACTGCAGCAACTTAACCAAGTTACTCAGCAAAACGCTGCCACCTCAGAAGAGGTAGCCGCCAGTGCCGAAGAACTGGCTACTCAGGCCGACCAGTTAAAGGAACTAATATCCTTCTTTAAATTTGAGGAAGAAGTTAAGGCTAAACGCCCTGCTCCCCTGCAAGTTCAACCACTTAAAACTCGAAAAAACGTAGGCAGAAGTATACCTGTACGCAATAGCCAGTACAATAAGGGTATTAGCATCAATATGGATGAATTGGACAGCAGCTACGAAAGATATTAA
- a CDS encoding chemotaxis protein CheA — MDSYKDNFTDESLELITELEKCLLLLEGSPTDKTLIEQVFRAMHTIKGNSSMFGYQVIADFTHHLETIYEYIRSGKQQVTKEVLDITLTATDHLSWMVQHAEDEGLSTNEKHQALLQTIAAVASKAEGVEPSVETNTFIINFQPHQDYFYNGANPLVILHELATLGECQVQNNLTQLPALENLDPTRCYTSWQITLTTKASIEEIKQPFVFVEGRCALKIELQAKPIQTDIVSSQPTITSLSSAELLSKKVISSIRVPSEKVDTLMSLVSELITLQAKLGVLAEQNPYAELIGVSENLEKILTRLRDNAFSISLVPLKTIITPFNRLVRDLAAQLNKEIKFITEGTETELDKNIMEGLSDPLMHVLRNSIDHGIEDAVTRQKLGKNPCGTILLKAYCASNHVFIEVQDDGKGLDTEKIRNKAIQRGLISSDDYLTQNEVLNLIFLPGFSTAEQISQISGRGVGMDVVKRSIEDVRGRIKVTSVINQGTTITIKLPITISIIDGLLIKVNQTSYVIPLSSVDRCYEAPAVRQLNRFNNIMILDGQQIPFISLSEEFENYSNYSDTSEIVLVYVEEKRVAFIVDQVLGKFQAVLKPLGKHFQGMENISGATILGDGSIALVLDPNKVAEQYLQNKKAALC, encoded by the coding sequence ATGGATTCTTACAAAGATAATTTTACAGATGAAAGCCTTGAGCTGATTACAGAGCTAGAAAAATGCTTGCTGCTGCTGGAAGGTTCTCCTACAGATAAGACACTGATTGAACAGGTGTTTCGTGCTATGCATACTATAAAAGGTAATAGCTCTATGTTTGGCTATCAGGTTATAGCTGATTTTACGCATCATCTGGAAACGATTTATGAATACATTCGCAGCGGTAAACAGCAGGTCACTAAAGAAGTATTAGACATAACACTTACGGCAACCGACCATTTATCATGGATGGTTCAGCATGCAGAAGATGAAGGATTGTCAACAAACGAAAAGCATCAAGCCTTATTACAGACTATTGCAGCAGTTGCCAGCAAGGCAGAAGGTGTAGAGCCAAGTGTAGAAACCAACACCTTTATAATTAATTTTCAGCCACATCAGGATTACTTTTATAATGGTGCCAATCCATTAGTGATATTACATGAGTTAGCTACCTTGGGCGAATGCCAAGTGCAAAATAATTTAACACAGCTTCCAGCACTAGAAAATTTAGACCCAACACGCTGTTATACTTCATGGCAAATAACGCTAACAACTAAAGCAAGTATAGAGGAAATCAAACAACCTTTTGTTTTTGTAGAAGGACGTTGTGCGCTAAAAATTGAGCTACAAGCAAAACCGATTCAAACTGATATAGTAAGTTCTCAACCGACTATTACATCTTTGTCATCGGCAGAACTTTTGAGTAAAAAGGTAATCTCCAGCATTAGGGTACCCTCAGAAAAGGTAGATACACTCATGAGCCTGGTAAGCGAGCTAATTACGCTGCAAGCCAAGTTAGGTGTACTGGCCGAGCAGAATCCTTATGCTGAGTTAATAGGTGTATCGGAAAACTTAGAAAAAATACTTACACGTTTAAGAGACAACGCATTTAGCATCAGCTTGGTGCCGTTAAAAACTATTATAACGCCTTTTAACAGATTAGTAAGAGATTTAGCCGCACAACTTAATAAAGAGATAAAATTTATTACTGAAGGTACTGAAACCGAATTAGACAAAAACATCATGGAGGGGCTGTCTGACCCGCTGATGCATGTGCTTAGAAACAGCATTGACCATGGTATTGAAGATGCAGTTACCCGCCAGAAACTTGGAAAGAATCCTTGTGGTACCATTTTACTGAAAGCCTATTGTGCCAGTAACCATGTATTTATTGAAGTTCAGGATGACGGGAAAGGCCTGGACACGGAAAAGATTAGAAACAAGGCCATACAACGTGGTTTAATCAGTAGCGATGATTATTTAACACAAAATGAAGTATTAAACCTGATTTTTTTACCCGGATTTTCTACTGCTGAACAAATCAGCCAGATTTCTGGTCGGGGTGTTGGTATGGATGTGGTTAAACGTAGCATTGAAGATGTACGTGGCCGAATAAAAGTTACTTCGGTTATCAACCAAGGTACAACCATTACTATCAAGCTTCCTATTACTATATCTATTATTGATGGCCTGCTGATTAAAGTTAACCAAACGTCTTATGTAATTCCCCTATCATCTGTTGATAGATGCTATGAAGCTCCAGCTGTCCGCCAGCTTAACCGTTTTAATAATATAATGATTTTAGACGGACAGCAGATTCCATTTATCAGCTTAAGTGAAGAGTTTGAAAACTATAGCAATTATTCAGACACTTCAGAAATCGTACTGGTATATGTAGAAGAGAAACGGGTTGCCTTTATTGTAGATCAGGTGCTCGGTAAATTTCAGGCTGTTTTAAAACCATTGGGCAAACACTTTCAGGGCATGGAAAATATTTCGGGCGCTACCATTCTCGGCGATGGCAGCATTGCACTTGTTTTAGACCCTAATAAAGTAGCTGAACAGTACTTACAAAATAAAAAAGCTGCATTATGTTAA
- a CDS encoding protein-glutamate methylesterase/protein-glutamine glutaminase: MVPKIKVLIVDDSAYFRQLLHQLLLTDESFEVIATAADPFIAAHKMERQAPDVILLDSDMPRMSGLTFLRKIMHQHPIPIILMLDATEPETTTNQAKEYGAVAVWEKSHLEHMQLQHKLYFCDAIKTAVQNKLKKSLTADISIVKPKLSADVIIKHTSFFTNLATHNKVIVVGASTGGTEAIRTFLKGLPVNCPGIVVVQHMPEGFTRSFAERLNELCCQQIKEAEEGDQVKPGTVLIAPGNQHILLKRNGSHYFVTLNSGPLVNRHRPSVDVLFRSAAIDAGKNCLGILLTGMGNDGAQGLLEIKQAAGHTIVQDEASSVVFGMPKEAIRLCAAEIILPLKSIASHVSKLYSTTK; the protein is encoded by the coding sequence ATGGTACCTAAAATCAAAGTACTCATAGTTGATGATTCAGCTTACTTTAGGCAGCTGTTACACCAATTATTGTTAACTGATGAGTCATTTGAGGTTATAGCCACTGCTGCAGATCCGTTCATAGCAGCTCATAAAATGGAGCGGCAAGCTCCTGACGTCATCTTGCTGGATAGTGATATGCCACGTATGTCGGGGTTGACGTTTTTGCGTAAAATAATGCATCAGCATCCCATCCCAATTATACTTATGTTGGATGCCACAGAACCAGAAACTACTACAAATCAAGCCAAAGAGTACGGTGCGGTAGCCGTATGGGAAAAGTCCCATTTGGAACATATGCAGCTACAACACAAGCTTTACTTTTGCGATGCTATAAAAACGGCTGTACAAAATAAACTTAAAAAAAGCTTAACGGCAGATATTTCTATTGTTAAACCTAAATTATCTGCTGATGTTATTATAAAGCATACCTCTTTTTTTACTAACCTGGCAACTCATAACAAAGTCATTGTGGTAGGCGCTTCTACAGGTGGCACTGAAGCTATCCGTACATTTTTGAAAGGTTTACCTGTTAATTGCCCTGGCATTGTAGTGGTGCAACATATGCCCGAAGGCTTTACCCGCTCTTTTGCAGAGCGCTTAAATGAGCTATGCTGCCAGCAGATTAAAGAAGCTGAAGAAGGTGACCAGGTTAAGCCAGGAACAGTTTTAATTGCACCCGGCAATCAGCACATATTGTTGAAAAGGAATGGCAGCCATTACTTTGTTACGCTTAACAGTGGCCCCTTAGTAAACCGGCACCGACCTTCAGTTGACGTACTGTTTCGATCAGCAGCAATTGATGCGGGTAAAAACTGCCTGGGAATTCTATTAACAGGTATGGGCAATGACGGTGCACAGGGTTTGCTGGAGATCAAACAAGCTGCAGGTCATACCATTGTTCAGGATGAAGCTTCCAGCGTGGTATTTGGCATGCCTAAAGAAGCCATTCGGCTTTGTGCTGCAGAGATAATTTTGCCGCTAAAAAGTATTGCATCACATGTAAGTAAACTATATTCCACTACAAAATAG
- a CDS encoding chemotaxis protein CheW → MLTVEIPSYLTFKLHNEQFAINVSQVLEILEMKAITKIPKAPDFMLGVINLRGNILPVIDTRNKFGMPSATFTIDTCIIVLSIQTGKDTVLAGAVVDAVQKVIDIPTEQIHPSSSLKTMYREDFISGISKIDDDFVMILNIDKVFSANEAEALIVN, encoded by the coding sequence ATGTTAACTGTAGAAATACCTTCTTACTTAACTTTCAAACTGCATAATGAGCAATTTGCCATTAATGTAAGTCAGGTACTGGAAATATTGGAAATGAAGGCAATCACCAAAATCCCAAAGGCTCCAGATTTTATGCTAGGCGTTATTAACCTGCGCGGCAACATTCTGCCGGTTATTGATACCCGTAATAAATTTGGAATGCCATCAGCAACATTTACTATTGATACCTGCATTATTGTGCTTAGTATTCAAACCGGAAAAGACACGGTACTGGCAGGTGCTGTTGTTGATGCCGTACAGAAAGTGATTGACATACCCACCGAACAAATTCATCCATCATCCAGCCTGAAAACGATGTACCGCGAAGATTTTATCAGCGGCATCAGCAAGATAGATGACGATTTTGTCATGATTTTGAATATAGATAAAGTATTCTCGGCTAATGAGGCTGAAGCACTGATAGTGAACTAA
- a CDS encoding chemotaxis protein CheD produces the protein MTELKKIYLLPGSVFIDELPHVIEMVLGSCIAVALWDVVLQYGSINHYMLPEWSGEGNPTYKYGSVAIPYLINKMLTLGSKRTNLQAKVFGGSVLHTTSGIFNVGQRNTQFAFNLLQQEHIPVVNQDVGGTQSRKVIFNSASGEVFVRMIQPVTSRSLNNKPKFNQ, from the coding sequence GTGACAGAACTTAAAAAAATTTATCTGCTGCCTGGCTCAGTATTTATTGATGAATTACCTCATGTAATTGAAATGGTATTAGGTTCTTGTATTGCAGTTGCACTTTGGGATGTAGTGCTTCAATATGGCAGTATTAACCATTATATGTTACCTGAGTGGAGTGGCGAAGGCAATCCTACTTATAAGTATGGTAGCGTTGCTATCCCCTACTTAATAAACAAAATGCTTACCCTAGGCAGTAAGCGTACAAACTTACAGGCAAAAGTATTTGGAGGTAGTGTTTTGCATACCACCAGTGGAATTTTTAATGTTGGGCAGAGAAACACACAATTTGCATTTAACTTGCTGCAACAGGAGCATATACCTGTTGTTAATCAAGATGTAGGTGGCACACAAAGCCGTAAAGTAATTTTTAATTCAGCTAGCGGAGAAGTATTTGTCCGGATGATTCAGCCTGTAACCAGCCGCAGCTTGAATAATAAACCTAAATTTAATCAGTAG
- a CDS encoding nucleotide kinase domain-containing protein, with protein MITVTKQLPTPTYVLDTYWRFAAARQEIFFNRISGKTLLTADPILLKHKFTNAYRAADRVSQYLISEVIYKGNQSPDELLFRILLFKLFNKIETWELLQHELGDVTWANYSFKTYSQVLYQALQAGEPIYSGAYMMASGSSAYGYARKHENHLKLIEHMMHAQLADHIVNAKSLEAVYELLLSFPTIGKFLAYQYAIDINYSNLTNFSEMDFVMPGPGAKDGIRKCFSSLGDYSEADVIRYVTDRQEQEFERLGIYFKSLWGRRLQLIDCQNLFCETDKYARVAHPEVNGISKRTRIKQLYSMIDRNIDYFFPPKWGLNSRLNIVP; from the coding sequence ATGATTACGGTTACCAAACAGCTTCCCACTCCTACTTATGTACTAGACACCTACTGGAGGTTTGCAGCAGCAAGGCAGGAAATCTTCTTTAACCGAATCAGCGGAAAAACGCTACTAACCGCCGACCCCATCTTGCTCAAGCACAAGTTCACGAACGCTTACCGCGCTGCCGACCGGGTTAGTCAGTACCTTATCAGCGAAGTTATTTATAAAGGTAACCAGTCGCCAGACGAGCTTCTTTTCCGCATTTTATTGTTTAAGCTGTTTAATAAGATAGAAACTTGGGAACTCCTGCAACATGAGCTAGGCGATGTGACTTGGGCTAACTACTCTTTTAAAACCTACAGCCAGGTTCTATATCAAGCTCTGCAAGCTGGTGAGCCGATCTATTCCGGCGCTTACATGATGGCTTCCGGCAGTAGTGCCTACGGCTACGCCCGAAAACACGAAAATCATTTAAAGCTGATTGAGCACATGATGCACGCGCAATTGGCAGACCATATCGTCAATGCCAAATCACTGGAAGCAGTTTATGAACTTTTATTAAGCTTCCCTACCATCGGAAAATTTTTAGCCTATCAATATGCTATTGACATCAACTACAGCAACCTGACTAATTTTAGCGAGATGGACTTTGTCATGCCCGGCCCCGGGGCAAAAGATGGGATCCGCAAATGCTTTAGCAGCTTAGGGGATTACTCCGAGGCTGACGTAATCCGCTATGTTACCGACCGGCAGGAACAGGAATTTGAGCGCCTGGGCATTTACTTTAAAAGTTTATGGGGCAGGCGCCTCCAGCTCATTGATTGTCAGAACCTATTTTGCGAAACAGATAAATATGCACGTGTTGCGCACCCTGAAGTAAATGGCATCTCTAAACGGACGAGAATAAAGCAGCTTTATTCCATGATTGACCGTAATATTGACTATTTCTTCCCACCCAAATGGGGCCTGAATTCCCGGCTGAACATTGTTCCCTAA
- a CDS encoding response regulator, with protein sequence MRGRILLVDDSDMVIRLVAHTLKKAGYEVTPTNNGDEALAQLNGQDFDLLVTDLNMPVKDGITLIREMRHLDDYRFLPAMLFVNNPDENIAEYIHNQGATLLFSKNHLKDKLVITVDKLIS encoded by the coding sequence ATGAGAGGAAGGATTTTGTTGGTTGATGATTCTGATATGGTAATCAGGCTTGTTGCGCACACATTGAAAAAAGCGGGTTATGAAGTTACTCCTACAAATAATGGTGATGAAGCCTTAGCGCAACTTAACGGACAAGATTTTGACTTACTTGTTACTGACCTCAACATGCCTGTTAAAGACGGCATAACCTTAATCAGAGAGATGCGTCACCTTGATGATTATCGTTTTCTACCTGCTATGCTGTTTGTGAACAACCCGGATGAAAACATAGCGGAATACATTCATAATCAAGGAGCAACCTTACTTTTTAGTAAAAATCATCTTAAAGATAAGCTGGTAATCACTGTAGATAAACTGATAAGCTAA
- a CDS encoding alpha-ketoglutarate-dependent dioxygenase AlkB codes for METALPGLYLYPDFIDETREQQLLSEIDSQTWIVDYLRRLQYYGYRNELDKPYDLIPFPVAMPPMIYQLSQELVEQKIIDLQPDQVIINEYVPGEGLKPHKDRAYYENQICGVNLGSGCVMRFIKGKNEEVIDIEIPRRSIYVMQDDARKKWKHGIPPRKKDKVDGNVHHRERRVSITYRKVKPKKVHPINPEGKVAKLLQEKFNISPEAIAQLS; via the coding sequence ATGGAAACAGCACTACCTGGGTTATATTTATATCCCGATTTTATTGACGAGACACGGGAGCAGCAGTTATTGAGCGAAATTGACAGCCAGACTTGGATAGTGGATTACTTAAGGCGGTTGCAATACTACGGCTATCGCAATGAGCTAGACAAGCCTTATGATCTGATACCCTTTCCGGTTGCCATGCCGCCGATGATATACCAGCTATCACAAGAACTCGTAGAACAGAAAATTATAGACCTTCAGCCAGACCAAGTGATTATTAACGAGTATGTTCCAGGAGAAGGCCTCAAACCGCATAAGGATAGGGCGTATTACGAGAATCAAATCTGTGGTGTGAACCTAGGCAGTGGCTGTGTAATGCGATTCATTAAAGGAAAGAATGAAGAGGTTATTGATATAGAGATACCAAGGCGCTCTATATATGTAATGCAGGATGACGCCCGCAAGAAGTGGAAACATGGCATACCACCCCGAAAAAAAGATAAAGTGGACGGGAACGTACACCACAGAGAAAGACGCGTATCAATTACTTACCGTAAAGTGAAACCGAAAAAAGTACATCCTATTAACCCGGAAGGCAAGGTGGCTAAACTTCTGCAAGAGAAGTTTAACATCAGCCCTGAAGCTATAGCGCAGCTAAGCTAA
- a CDS encoding STAS domain-containing protein — MSFNVRVVTTDNVQASVHLTGKLLVNHAASLQGQLASVLNRFAGGTIHLTDVSRIDIASLQVLVAFKKSAESSSKPFRFSFDFSPYLQNIIALSGFDQLFKVK; from the coding sequence ATGAGTTTTAACGTCCGTGTCGTTACCACAGATAATGTACAGGCTTCTGTGCATCTTACAGGAAAGCTGTTGGTTAACCATGCGGCATCATTGCAGGGGCAACTTGCATCTGTCTTAAACCGCTTTGCCGGCGGCACTATACATTTAACCGACGTCTCCCGCATTGATATTGCCAGCCTGCAGGTACTTGTAGCATTTAAAAAAAGTGCTGAATCATCATCTAAACCTTTTCGCTTTTCGTTCGATTTCTCACCTTACCTGCAAAACATAATTGCGCTGTCAGGATTTGACCAGCTTTTTAAAGTTAAGTGA
- a CDS encoding mechanosensitive ion channel family protein yields the protein MIYKKVLIFVLTCLLSGSLLAQHHTISNHRDSLKNSQLIKQTTKLQEIASVHQSDSIQKAVVLQLQNLNVQDSTKIRLLVTTLQALKLSDSLEKSQLPHHIDSLKRLVTGFQVIPFDQPLFTIRSPLGAFSPQERAKAITEKLKQLARDYVFHQDSLVISSQYAILQIQYAHQPILSIDTTDALWMNSSKLKLAQHYRNQIALAMASHQQATSLQSLLKEAGLAILVILAVTLLIYFIRRLAKKLSRKITEQRGKRINGIKIKSYELFNAGQQISVLLFFNNVIKWSLIILLVYLALPVLFGLFPWTRGIATTLFGLVLNPAKKIIKAFWNYMPNLFTVLLIGVVFWYFLKGIRYLKREIEKGNLTIPGFYADWAAPTYQIVRVIVLAFMFILIFPYLPGSNSLAFKGVSVFLGVLFTFGSAGPLGNLISGMVLTYMRSFKVGDRVKIGEVTGDIMEETLLVIRIRTIKNEIISIPNSSVLASHTINYSSESAQEGLIINTTITMGYNTPWKQVHELLIQAALQTEYIQPSPAPYVYQTKLDDYYASYQINAYTREANQQDLIYSNLHQHIQNIFNDAGLELVSPHYRVIRTERT from the coding sequence ATGATCTATAAAAAAGTACTGATATTTGTTTTAACTTGTTTGCTCAGCGGTAGTTTGCTAGCCCAGCATCATACTATTTCAAATCATCGTGATTCTCTGAAGAACAGCCAGCTCATCAAGCAGACAACCAAGCTTCAGGAGATAGCTTCTGTACATCAGAGCGACTCTATTCAGAAAGCTGTGGTGCTACAGCTACAAAATTTGAATGTTCAGGATAGTACTAAAATTCGACTGCTGGTTACTACTCTACAAGCCTTGAAATTGTCCGACTCGCTGGAAAAAAGCCAGTTACCACATCATATTGATTCTTTAAAGCGACTGGTTACCGGCTTTCAGGTCATACCATTTGATCAGCCTCTATTTACCATCCGCAGTCCTTTAGGTGCTTTCTCACCACAAGAAAGGGCAAAAGCCATTACCGAAAAGCTTAAACAGCTTGCTCGTGATTATGTATTTCATCAGGATTCTCTTGTTATTAGTAGCCAATATGCAATACTTCAAATTCAATATGCACATCAACCTATTTTAAGCATTGACACTACAGATGCCTTGTGGATGAATTCTTCCAAACTCAAGCTGGCGCAACATTACCGCAATCAGATAGCTTTAGCAATGGCTAGTCATCAGCAAGCTACCAGTTTACAATCCCTTTTAAAAGAAGCTGGCCTTGCCATTTTAGTTATACTTGCCGTAACTTTACTGATTTACTTCATCAGAAGACTAGCCAAGAAACTCAGCCGTAAAATTACTGAGCAGCGTGGGAAAAGAATTAACGGCATTAAGATCAAGAGCTATGAACTTTTCAACGCCGGCCAACAAATAAGTGTACTACTGTTCTTCAATAATGTGATTAAATGGTCCCTAATTATTTTGTTGGTCTATTTGGCTTTGCCAGTACTATTTGGCCTATTCCCCTGGACTAGGGGTATTGCAACTACTTTGTTTGGCTTGGTGTTAAATCCAGCTAAGAAAATCATCAAAGCTTTCTGGAACTACATGCCCAACCTCTTTACTGTGCTTCTAATAGGCGTCGTTTTCTGGTATTTTCTCAAAGGCATTCGTTATTTGAAGCGGGAAATTGAAAAAGGGAATCTTACTATTCCTGGTTTTTACGCAGACTGGGCCGCACCTACTTACCAGATCGTCCGGGTGATTGTACTTGCTTTTATGTTCATCCTTATCTTCCCCTATTTACCTGGTTCAAATTCACTGGCATTCAAAGGGGTATCTGTTTTCTTAGGTGTGTTATTCACCTTTGGCTCGGCAGGTCCATTAGGTAACCTTATTTCTGGTATGGTACTCACTTATATGCGTTCCTTTAAAGTGGGTGACCGGGTTAAGATAGGTGAAGTTACGGGTGACATTATGGAAGAAACCCTACTAGTCATCCGCATCCGGACGATTAAGAATGAGATTATTTCTATTCCAAATTCCAGTGTTTTGGCCAGTCATACCATTAACTATAGCAGTGAAAGTGCGCAAGAAGGCTTAATCATCAACACTACTATTACCATGGGTTATAATACGCCATGGAAGCAGGTGCACGAACTGCTCATTCAGGCTGCGCTCCAAACGGAATATATTCAGCCCTCGCCAGCACCTTACGTTTATCAAACCAAGCTGGATGATTACTACGCCAGTTATCAGATTAATGCCTACACGCGGGAAGCCAATCAACAAGATCTTATTTATTCCAACCTTCATCAGCACATACAAAACATATTCAATGATGCCGGATTAGAACTGGTGTCTCCACATTACCGGGTTATTAGAACTGAACGGACTTAG